In Clostridium sp. JN-1, one genomic interval encodes:
- a CDS encoding alanine--glyoxylate aminotransferase family protein — MHKKLFIPGPVEVTQDVLDKMATPMIGHRSKEASDLQRRISDKLRKVFYTKEEILLSTTSGSGLMEGAVRSCTAKRAAVFSIGAFGKRWYEMAVNNNVPADLFEVEWGKAVDPKEVDKVLQTGKYDLICITHNETSTGVMNPVEEISPVIKKYPEIVWCLDTVSSMGGTKIEVDKLGVDICLTSSQKALALPPGLAACSFSEKAVERAKKVKFRGYYLDLLSLYNYIQKKDYQYPSTPSLSHMFAMDYQLDNILKEGLENRYRRHREMANYVREWAKEYFELYADERYLSNTLTNIKNTRNINAANLNKELGERGFQISNGYGKLKEKAFRIAHMGECTLDDVKELLENINHILKL; from the coding sequence ATGCATAAAAAATTATTTATTCCAGGACCAGTAGAAGTAACTCAAGATGTATTAGATAAAATGGCGACTCCTATGATTGGACATAGAAGCAAAGAAGCTTCGGATCTTCAAAGAAGAATAAGTGATAAATTGAGAAAGGTATTTTATACAAAAGAAGAAATACTTTTATCAACCACATCAGGCAGCGGACTTATGGAAGGAGCTGTAAGATCGTGTACTGCTAAAAGAGCAGCTGTATTTTCGATAGGAGCTTTCGGAAAAAGGTGGTATGAAATGGCTGTAAACAATAATGTTCCAGCTGATTTATTTGAAGTTGAATGGGGAAAAGCAGTTGATCCCAAGGAAGTTGATAAAGTTTTACAAACTGGAAAGTATGATTTGATTTGTATAACACACAATGAAACATCTACAGGAGTAATGAATCCAGTGGAAGAAATATCACCTGTTATAAAAAAATATCCTGAAATAGTTTGGTGCCTTGATACAGTAAGTTCAATGGGCGGAACAAAAATAGAAGTAGATAAGTTAGGAGTTGATATATGTTTAACTTCAAGTCAAAAAGCATTGGCACTTCCACCAGGACTAGCAGCTTGCTCATTTTCAGAAAAGGCAGTAGAAAGAGCTAAAAAGGTTAAATTCAGAGGATATTATTTAGACTTACTATCACTTTATAACTATATACAAAAGAAAGATTATCAGTATCCATCAACACCTTCTCTTTCACATATGTTTGCAATGGATTATCAACTAGATAATATCTTAAAAGAAGGACTCGAAAATAGATACAGAAGACATAGAGAAATGGCAAATTACGTTAGAGAATGGGCAAAAGAGTACTTTGAACTATATGCAGATGAGAGATATCTATCAAATACCCTTACAAATATTAAGAATACGAGAAATATAAACGCCGCAAATTTAAATAAGGAATTAGGGGAAAGAGGATTTCAAATATCAAATGGATATGGAAAGCTTAAAGAAAAAGCTTTTAGAATAGCACACATGGGAGAATGTACTTTAGATGATGTTAAAGAACTTTTGGAAAATATAAATCACATATTGAAACTTTAG
- the recR gene encoding recombination mediator RecR, with product MDFYPVVIEKLIEEFAKLPGIGYKTAQRLTLYVLNLPQEEVREFADALIKARGTIKYCSVCGNFTDTDPCAVCSNPNRDKSMICVVEQPKDIIAMEKVREFNGVYHVLHGNISPMAGRGPDDIRLKELIRRINGEIKEVIVATNPNVEGEATAMYISKILKPLGVKVTRIAHGIPVGGDLEYADEVTLAKALEGRTEI from the coding sequence TTGGATTTTTATCCTGTAGTTATAGAAAAGCTTATAGAAGAGTTTGCAAAACTTCCTGGTATAGGGTATAAGACAGCACAAAGACTCACGCTTTATGTATTGAATCTTCCTCAAGAAGAAGTTAGAGAGTTTGCAGATGCACTTATTAAAGCAAGAGGCACTATAAAATATTGTTCTGTTTGTGGAAATTTTACTGATACTGATCCATGTGCTGTATGCTCTAATCCAAATAGGGACAAAAGTATGATATGTGTTGTGGAGCAGCCTAAGGATATTATAGCAATGGAAAAGGTAAGAGAGTTTAATGGTGTGTATCACGTACTTCACGGCAACATATCACCTATGGCAGGCAGGGGACCTGATGATATAAGACTAAAAGAACTTATAAGAAGGATAAATGGTGAAATAAAGGAAGTTATAGTAGCAACTAACCCAAATGTAGAAGGAGAAGCTACAGCTATGTATATATCAAAGATTTTAAAACCTTTAGGTGTAAAAGTTACAAGGATAGCCCATGGAATACCTGTTGGTGGAGATTTGGAGTATGCAGATGAAGTAACTTTGGCCAAGGCACTTGAAGGACGAACAGAAATATAA
- a CDS encoding NUDIX domain-containing protein, translating to MKFNYCPICGNKLEIKYSWDEGGVPYCPIDNIMYFNTPKPCIMVAILNEDKILLLKQSYIFKNSKVLLSGYVTSGETIEQTVHREVFEEAGIKIKDLEYLGSEYLSPKDIVMITFMAYYDGGKIKKSPEVEELNWECMDNAINEMSEDEIGKKIVRKVLEKIRHNEKI from the coding sequence ATGAAATTTAATTATTGTCCAATTTGCGGAAATAAGCTGGAGATTAAATATAGTTGGGATGAAGGTGGAGTTCCATATTGTCCCATAGACAATATTATGTATTTTAATACCCCAAAACCTTGTATTATGGTAGCAATATTAAATGAAGATAAGATACTGTTACTTAAACAAAGCTACATATTTAAAAATTCAAAAGTACTGTTATCTGGATATGTTACGAGTGGAGAAACGATAGAACAGACTGTTCATAGAGAAGTATTTGAGGAAGCTGGAATAAAGATAAAAGACTTGGAGTACCTTGGCAGTGAATATTTAAGTCCAAAAGATATAGTTATGATTACTTTTATGGCATACTATGACGGTGGTAAAATAAAAAAATCTCCAGAAGTAGAGGAACTTAATTGGGAATGCATGGATAATGCTATAAATGAAATGAGTGAAGACGAAATAGGAAAGAAAATAGTTAGAAAAGTACTTGAAAAAATACGGCATAATGAAAAGATTTAA
- a CDS encoding hydrolase — translation MAKYVPEVKGILRKHVVEVPQVIRESSGISIFGKRLKSFLFSTDVAIIKNTNADAVIAVYPFTPQPIITEAILLSADIPVLCGVGGAISPGRRVVNLAHDAEFKGALGVVLNSPVSNEVITKIKNTIDIPVVVSVVSKDEDIEARVKAGTAIFNVSGAEKTVDIVKKIRSKFSEIPIIATGGPNDDSILKTIRAGANAITYTPPTTGEILSKIMTYYRHES, via the coding sequence ATGGCTAAGTATGTACCAGAAGTTAAAGGCATATTGAGAAAGCATGTAGTAGAAGTCCCTCAAGTAATAAGAGAATCAAGTGGTATAAGTATATTTGGCAAAAGATTAAAATCATTTTTATTTAGTACTGATGTTGCTATCATTAAAAATACTAATGCAGATGCAGTAATTGCCGTATATCCATTTACTCCGCAGCCTATAATAACAGAAGCTATTTTGTTATCAGCAGATATTCCTGTACTTTGTGGGGTAGGTGGAGCTATTAGCCCTGGAAGAAGAGTAGTTAATTTAGCTCATGATGCAGAGTTTAAAGGAGCTTTGGGAGTTGTTTTGAATAGTCCAGTTTCAAATGAAGTTATAACAAAGATAAAAAATACTATTGATATACCCGTAGTTGTATCTGTAGTGTCAAAAGACGAAGATATAGAAGCAAGGGTGAAAGCGGGAACAGCTATTTTTAACGTTTCTGGTGCGGAGAAGACAGTTGATATTGTGAAGAAAATAAGAAGCAAATTTTCTGAAATTCCTATAATAGCAACTGGAGGACCTAATGATGACAGCATACTTAAAACTATAAGAGCAGGGGCTAATGCGATTACTTATACACCGCCAACAACAGGAGAAATACTATCTAAAATAATGACGTATTACAGACATGAATCTTAG
- a CDS encoding D-2-hydroxyacid dehydrogenase, translating to MLKILVCDGMEKGALNKLVQEGFEVEDKHYEEKELKEKIKDYDIAVVRSATKIRKEVIDEGIKGRLKLVIRGGVGVDNIDVQYAKNKGVQVRNTPNASSISVAELTLAHMFAITRYIPNANMTIRQGKWEKKQYKGVELYGKTLGLIGFGRIAREVAKRAEVLGMKIIYTDKLGKAVGFDKYKFVTFGNLLADSDFISVHIPFNKKDKPVIDYKEFSLMKDGVYVINCARGGVINEKALVEALQNGKVAGAGIDVFEDEPTPNPELVNNPRVSVTPHIGASTKEAQRRIGEEIVDIIQEFAELNNKPAVNA from the coding sequence ATGTTAAAAATATTAGTTTGCGATGGAATGGAAAAAGGAGCTTTAAATAAACTTGTACAAGAAGGATTTGAAGTAGAAGATAAACATTATGAAGAGAAAGAACTTAAAGAAAAGATAAAAGATTATGATATTGCAGTTGTAAGATCTGCAACTAAGATAAGAAAAGAAGTAATAGATGAAGGTATAAAAGGAAGATTAAAACTTGTAATCAGGGGTGGAGTTGGCGTAGATAATATAGATGTACAATATGCTAAAAATAAAGGGGTACAAGTTAGAAATACTCCTAATGCCAGCAGTATTTCTGTAGCAGAACTTACTTTAGCTCATATGTTTGCAATAACTAGATATATTCCAAATGCGAATATGACAATACGCCAAGGCAAATGGGAAAAGAAGCAGTATAAAGGAGTAGAGCTGTACGGAAAAACTTTAGGACTTATAGGCTTTGGAAGAATAGCCAGGGAAGTAGCTAAAAGAGCAGAAGTTTTAGGAATGAAAATAATCTATACAGATAAGCTTGGAAAAGCAGTGGGGTTTGATAAGTATAAGTTTGTTACTTTTGGAAATTTACTTGCTGATTCTGATTTTATATCAGTTCATATACCTTTTAATAAGAAAGATAAACCTGTTATAGATTATAAGGAATTTAGTTTAATGAAGGATGGAGTTTACGTAATAAATTGTGCTAGAGGTGGAGTTATAAATGAAAAGGCACTTGTAGAAGCACTTCAAAATGGTAAAGTAGCAGGTGCAGGAATAGACGTGTTTGAAGATGAGCCAACTCCTAATCCTGAATTAGTAAATAATCCAAGGGTATCTGTTACTCCGCATATAGGTGCATCTACTAAAGAAGCACAAAGGAGAATAGGAGAAGAGATAGTTGATATAATACAAGAATTTGCTGAGTTAAATAATAAACCTGCGGTAAATGCTTAA
- a CDS encoding DUF2508 family protein, with amino-acid sequence MDKGVIAQYIIKKSKSQKDKREMHLIEDIEEAREELKNLRQYFDTVKDPRLVDYAIYMEEAAKAKYDYLLNKAKKNKLRTTNSSVVRKLNVG; translated from the coding sequence ATGGATAAAGGTGTAATAGCTCAATATATAATTAAAAAGTCTAAGTCTCAAAAAGATAAAAGAGAAATGCATCTAATAGAGGATATAGAAGAAGCACGAGAAGAACTTAAAAATTTAAGACAATACTTTGATACGGTTAAGGATCCTAGATTAGTAGATTATGCTATATACATGGAGGAAGCAGCTAAGGCAAAGTATGACTACTTACTGAATAAGGCGAAGAAAAATAAATTAAGAACTACTAACAGCAGTGTGGTTAGAAAATTAAATGTTGGTTAA
- the dnaX gene encoding DNA polymerase III subunit gamma/tau gives MAYTALYREWRPKNFDEVVGQEHITRTLKNQVKDNRIAHAYLFSGTRGTGKTSTAKILAKAVNCTNTKDGEPCNECEMCKKINAGISMDVIEMDAASKRRLEDIKDVIENVKYPPQDGKYKVYIMDEVHMLTQEAVNAFLKTLEEPPSNVLFILATTDPQKLPVTILSRCQRFDFRRIKNEDIFKRLRKITDEKGIFADDKSLNTIARMCDGAMRDAISILDEAISMGGGKVEYENIINMLGLVTNENLINLMDNIIEKDIEKSMKVVDDIVLSGKDIYGFIREAITHLRNLLMVKVSQNPEEMLDMSEENINLIKEQAPKIRVEEIMRDIRILQEAEEQSKWTKQSRIFLELAVIKMCRIEYDSSKEVILARLNRLEGLIKNGEIKVESKGAEKEKVKKPEVKISKNKSEKQQQDTNNIEENLHSKLTLNDVKKSWKDILETFKSRRHMVLFAALTTGEVVNCKNGIITIRYDKNYSFNKKRLERSENKKAVEDIFSEMLKERVSIRYEVEVDSIENTEKSQEEMLKNTFGDNMVEIIDE, from the coding sequence TTGGCTTATACAGCTTTATATAGAGAGTGGAGGCCTAAAAATTTTGATGAAGTAGTAGGTCAAGAACATATAACTAGAACTCTAAAAAACCAAGTAAAGGATAATAGAATAGCACATGCATATCTTTTTTCAGGTACAAGGGGTACTGGTAAAACTTCTACGGCAAAGATATTAGCTAAAGCTGTAAATTGCACTAATACTAAAGACGGAGAGCCTTGTAATGAGTGTGAAATGTGTAAAAAAATAAATGCAGGTATTTCAATGGATGTTATAGAAATGGATGCAGCTTCTAAAAGAAGACTAGAGGATATAAAGGATGTAATAGAAAATGTAAAGTATCCTCCGCAAGATGGAAAATATAAGGTATATATAATGGATGAGGTACATATGTTAACTCAAGAAGCCGTAAATGCCTTCTTAAAGACTTTGGAGGAACCACCTTCAAATGTTTTATTTATACTTGCAACTACCGATCCACAAAAGCTTCCAGTTACAATTTTATCAAGATGCCAGAGATTTGATTTTAGAAGAATAAAAAATGAAGATATATTTAAAAGGCTTAGAAAAATTACTGATGAAAAAGGCATATTTGCTGATGATAAGAGTTTAAATACGATAGCAAGAATGTGCGATGGAGCTATGAGAGATGCTATTAGTATATTAGATGAAGCTATATCAATGGGCGGTGGAAAAGTTGAGTATGAAAATATAATAAACATGCTTGGACTTGTTACAAATGAAAATTTAATAAATCTCATGGATAATATAATAGAAAAAGATATAGAAAAGTCAATGAAGGTAGTAGATGATATAGTATTAAGTGGTAAAGACATATATGGATTTATAAGAGAGGCTATAACGCACCTTAGAAACTTATTAATGGTTAAGGTTTCACAAAATCCTGAAGAAATGCTGGATATGTCTGAAGAAAATATAAATCTTATAAAAGAACAGGCACCTAAGATAAGAGTTGAAGAAATAATGAGGGACATAAGGATTCTTCAGGAAGCAGAAGAACAATCAAAGTGGACTAAACAAAGCAGAATATTTTTGGAACTTGCAGTTATCAAAATGTGTAGAATAGAATATGATAGTTCAAAGGAAGTAATACTTGCAAGGTTAAACAGACTTGAAGGTTTAATAAAAAATGGAGAAATAAAGGTAGAAAGTAAAGGTGCTGAAAAAGAAAAGGTAAAAAAACCAGAGGTAAAGATAAGTAAAAACAAAAGTGAAAAACAGCAGCAAGACACAAATAATATAGAAGAAAATTTACATTCAAAATTAACTTTAAATGATGTAAAAAAGAGCTGGAAGGATATACTTGAAACTTTTAAAAGCAGAAGGCATATGGTATTATTTGCAGCACTTACTACAGGTGAAGTAGTTAACTGTAAAAATGGCATCATAACTATAAGATACGATAAAAATTATTCATTTAATAAAAAGAGATTGGAGAGATCAGAAAATAAAAAGGCAGTTGAAGATATTTTTTCAGAAATGTTGAAAGAAAGAGTTTCTATTAGGTATGAAGTAGAAGTTGATTCAATTGAAAACACAGAAAAGTCTCAAGAAGAAATGCTTAAGAATACATTTGGTGACAATATGGTTGAAATTATTGATGAATAA
- a CDS encoding DUF1015 family protein produces MAILRPFKAIRPRKDLVSKVAELPYDVMNRQEAKNMAKGNPVSFLHVDRAEIDLDDSISPYDGKVYEKARENLYHMIKKNVLVKDEKKYLYIYRLIMNGRAQTGIVGCTAVDDYLSDVIKKHEFTRKEKEQDRINHIDFCDSNTGPIFLTYKYNEKVGEIVDTWTKKVPIYDFTAKDGVEHIVWVIDNEETIKTLTNLFKSIDKLYIADGHHRAASAVKVGLKRRVQNPNYDGSEEFNFFLSVIFPDKDLKILDYNRIVKDLNGLNKDEYLNKISDKFEVSEYKGDGQYKPQCKHTYGMYLDEKWYELKAKDGSYDLNDVVQRLDVSILQNNLLTPVLGIGDPRTDERIDFVGGIRGLKELEERANHNKGRLAFSMYPPDMQDLMNIADAGKVMPPKSTWFEPKLRSGIFIHELK; encoded by the coding sequence ATGGCTATTTTAAGACCATTTAAGGCTATAAGACCGAGAAAAGATTTAGTTTCTAAAGTTGCAGAACTTCCATATGATGTTATGAATAGACAAGAAGCAAAGAATATGGCAAAGGGAAATCCTGTATCATTTTTACATGTGGATAGAGCAGAAATTGATCTAGATGACAGTATCAGTCCATATGATGGTAAAGTCTATGAAAAAGCAAGAGAAAATCTATATCATATGATTAAAAAAAATGTGCTTGTAAAAGATGAAAAAAAGTATTTATATATATATAGATTAATAATGAATGGAAGAGCCCAAACTGGAATAGTTGGCTGTACAGCTGTAGATGATTATTTAAGTGATGTTATAAAAAAGCACGAATTTACAAGAAAGGAAAAGGAACAAGATAGAATAAATCATATCGATTTTTGTGATTCAAATACAGGACCTATTTTCTTGACTTACAAGTATAATGAAAAAGTAGGAGAGATAGTAGATACTTGGACTAAAAAGGTACCAATATATGATTTTACTGCAAAAGATGGAGTAGAGCATATTGTTTGGGTCATAGATAATGAAGAAACTATAAAAACTTTAACAAATTTATTTAAAAGTATAGATAAGCTATATATAGCAGATGGTCATCATAGAGCAGCTTCTGCAGTAAAAGTAGGACTTAAGAGAAGGGTTCAAAATCCTAATTATGATGGCAGTGAAGAATTCAATTTCTTCTTATCGGTAATTTTCCCTGACAAGGATTTAAAAATACTTGACTATAATAGGATAGTTAAAGATTTAAATGGTCTTAATAAAGATGAATATTTAAATAAAATATCCGATAAATTTGAAGTAAGTGAGTATAAGGGTGATGGACAATATAAACCGCAGTGTAAGCATACTTATGGTATGTATTTAGATGAAAAGTGGTATGAGCTTAAAGCTAAGGATGGAAGCTATGATTTAAATGATGTTGTCCAAAGACTTGATGTATCTATTCTTCAAAATAATCTATTAACTCCAGTCTTAGGAATAGGTGATCCTAGAACCGATGAGAGAATAGATTTTGTAGGTGGTATAAGAGGACTTAAAGAGCTAGAAGAAAGAGCAAACCATAATAAAGGAAGACTTGCTTTTTCAATGTACCCACCTGATATGCAGGACCTAATGAATATTGCAGATGCGGGCAAAGTTATGCCTCCAAAGTCAACCTGGTTTGAACCAAAACTTAGAAGCGGAATCTTTATACATGAGCTGAAATAA
- a CDS encoding pro-sigmaK processing inhibitor BofA family protein: MGVEYMGYFLIAVVGLYILVKVFAWPLKILFKLIINGVLGTILLVLVNLVGHYFNFYIGINAATALIAGFFGIPGVIFLIVFKLFL, from the coding sequence ATGGGAGTAGAATATATGGGGTATTTTTTAATTGCTGTCGTTGGACTTTATATATTAGTTAAAGTATTTGCGTGGCCTTTAAAGATACTTTTTAAGCTAATCATAAATGGTGTACTTGGTACTATACTTCTTGTTTTAGTAAACCTTGTGGGTCATTATTTTAATTTTTATATAGGAATTAATGCGGCAACAGCACTTATTGCTGGATTTTTCGGTATACCAGGTGTTATATTTTTAATTGTATTCAAATTGTTTTTATAG
- a CDS encoding YbaB/EbfC family nucleoid-associated protein, whose protein sequence is MAKGGFPNFGGGNMNNLMKQAQKFQKQMQEMQDDLQDKEFTAEVGGGAVAATANGKKRIVDIKIKEEVVDPDDVEMLQDLILSACNEALKKAESETESEMKKLTGGLNIPGMF, encoded by the coding sequence ATGGCAAAGGGTGGATTTCCTAATTTCGGCGGAGGAAATATGAACAATTTAATGAAACAAGCACAAAAGTTTCAAAAGCAAATGCAAGAAATGCAGGATGATCTTCAAGATAAAGAATTTACAGCAGAAGTTGGAGGCGGAGCAGTAGCTGCAACTGCAAATGGTAAAAAGAGAATAGTTGACATAAAAATAAAAGAAGAAGTAGTGGATCCCGATGATGTTGAAATGCTTCAAGATTTAATCTTAAGTGCTTGCAATGAAGCGCTTAAAAAGGCAGAAAGTGAAACTGAATCAGAAATGAAGAAATTAACAGGCGGACTTAATATTCCAGGAATGTTTTAG
- a CDS encoding DMT family transporter, whose amino-acid sequence MNNIEKKALIADGALLIVAIIWGGGFIAAKIALSIVTPFYLLSFRFLFSGLILGTIFFKKVIKIDRRSLISGIILGTVLYVGQTFQTVGLKYTTSGKQSFLTASYAVLVPFASWALTRKKPDIYALISGVLTFVGIGFLTLQQNVSISYGDFLTIMFTIVYSIQVVLIGIYAKDIDPVHLTTIQLLTAGALTLISAFIFEPPIKYIDQKSLYGILYLIIFNTTIAFFVQNVAQKYTSDTHASIILSLESVFGCILSIILMGEIFTKRMVIGCILIFIAVILSKVKDGPFLAIRKLMK is encoded by the coding sequence ATGAATAATATAGAAAAGAAAGCCTTAATTGCAGATGGTGCTCTTTTAATTGTTGCTATTATATGGGGAGGTGGATTTATAGCTGCAAAAATAGCACTATCAATTGTTACACCATTTTATTTATTATCATTTAGATTTTTGTTTTCAGGGTTAATACTTGGGACAATATTTTTTAAGAAGGTTATAAAGATAGACAGAAGAAGCTTAATAAGTGGAATTATCTTAGGAACCGTCTTATATGTAGGACAAACATTTCAAACAGTCGGACTTAAGTACACAACTTCTGGCAAGCAGTCCTTTTTAACTGCTTCATATGCAGTATTAGTACCTTTTGCATCTTGGGCTTTAACTAGAAAAAAACCAGATATTTATGCTCTAATATCAGGGGTATTAACCTTTGTTGGAATAGGATTTTTGACTTTGCAGCAAAATGTATCCATAAGTTACGGAGACTTTTTAACTATTATGTTTACTATTGTATATTCGATACAAGTAGTTTTGATTGGAATTTATGCTAAAGATATAGATCCAGTACATCTTACAACTATACAATTACTAACTGCTGGAGCTCTTACACTTATAAGTGCGTTTATATTTGAACCTCCTATAAAATACATTGATCAAAAATCATTATATGGAATACTATATCTTATTATATTTAATACAACTATAGCATTTTTTGTTCAAAATGTAGCTCAAAAGTATACGTCTGACACTCATGCTTCAATAATATTATCATTGGAATCAGTTTTTGGCTGTATATTATCAATAATTTTAATGGGAGAGATATTTACTAAGAGGATGGTTATTGGATGTATATTAATATTTATTGCAGTAATATTATCAAAGGTTAAAGATGGTCCC